A genomic window from Solanum dulcamara chromosome 11, daSolDulc1.2, whole genome shotgun sequence includes:
- the LOC129873360 gene encoding transcription factor TCP13-like codes for MITREVNKQEGNPNDDGNMSKGSNSTTSWTRLKDPRIVRVSRAFGGKDRHSKVCTVRGLRDRRVRLSVPTAIQLYDLQDRLGLNQPSKVVDWLLDAAKHEIDELPPLQIPPANLNPNLYPMLGIGGTDNYFGDLPA; via the coding sequence ATGATTACAAGAGAAGTGAACAAGCAAGAGGGGAACCCGAATGACGATGGAAATATGAGCAAGGGGTCTAATTCAACAACATCATGGACAAGGTTAAAGGATCCAAGAATTGTTCGTGTATCGCGAGCATTTGGTGGTAAAGACAGGCATAGCAAAGTTTGCACTGTTAGAGGGCTAAGAGATCGTCGTGTAAGGCTTTCAGTTCCCACTGCTATTCAATTATACGATCTTCAAGACAGATTAGGGCTTAATCAGCCAAGTAAAGTTGTTGATTGGTTACTTGATGCAGCTAAGCATGAAATCGACGAATTGCCTCCCTTGCAAATTCCTCCTGCAAATTTGAACCCTAATCTTTATCCTATGTTAGGAATTGGAG
- the LOC129874022 gene encoding uncharacterized protein LOC129874022 has protein sequence MRKGINKTFEKRKRARPFRSKYPYPSARHNIKAQNQTDPIEQISSMASSGKSMIQTLKRLMKKPWEFTGPQTSPEYLSSVPKATEYRIFCPATTQSQAIVPTSDPETVFDIKYYSRDQRRNRPPIRRTFLNKADVEKMRMEYKFDVNDFPKPYLTAKVEEDENAIGGGYQK, from the coding sequence ATGAGAAAAGGTATAAATAAAACATTTGAGAAAAGAAAACGAGCAAGGCCATTTAGGTCCAAATATCCCTACCCAAGTGCAAGACATAACATTAAAGCGCAAAATCAAACAGATCCCATTGAGCAAATTTCTTCAATGGCTTCGTCAGGCAAATCGATGATCCAAACCCTAAAACGGTTGATGAAGAAGCCATGGGAGTTCACTGGACCCCAAACAAGCCCCGAGTATTTATCCTCTGTACCCAAGGCAACGGAGTACAGAATCTTCTGTCCCGCCACTACCCAATCTCAGGCCATCGTCCCCACATCCGATCCTGAAACCGTCTTCGACATCAAGTACTATTCTCGTGACCAGAGACGTAACCGTCCTCCAATCAGACGCACCTTCCTCAACAAAGCTGATGTTGAGAAGATGAGGATGGAGTACAAGTTTGATGTCAATGATTTTCCTAAGCCTTATTTGACTGCTAAGGTTGAAGAGGATGAGAATGCTATTGGTGGTGGCTACCAGAAATGA
- the LOC129873297 gene encoding nuclear transport factor 2-like, with product MAMETTALPSAPAAQVIGNAFVEQYYQIQHHSPELVYRFYLDASVLSRPNSNGVMTSVTTMKNINDMICSLGYKNYKAEIKTVEAQQSYKDGVIVLVTGCFTGKDNTRKQFTQTFFLAPQDKGYFVLNDVLRYAEQNESDNSSEMVNGVKDVPPVPLTPDPEPVHVLEPPNHKQPSSRAKEIRIVEEDERLVGDEGHIVVGAESHNENHTSENAEPATSVTQEDAPKKSYASIVSSQTKKGPTKIYVPSNSRMAPAKAEKQPVKSVTKAPARESSIPTASGGTAPESKDAQYGAEGHSIYVRNLPLNVTLAQLEVEFKRFGPIKQGGVQIRSNRQQGFCFGFVEFEGLSSMNSAIQASPVTIGGLQADVEIKRPTTRVGSGRGRFPQGRGAGYRNDNFRGRGNFTGGRGYGRNDFVGAREFSGRGRGQGGRGDEGYQQGRGRGGRRGGLSQIPASG from the exons ATGGCTATGGAAACTACAGCTTTGCCTTCTGCCCCTGCTGCACAAGTGATTGGAAATGCTTTTGTTGAGCAGTATTATCAAATTCAACACCACTCCCCAGAGTTAGTATACAGATTTTATCTGGATGCGAGTGTCTTAAGTCGCCCAAATTCTAATGGTGTGATGACATCCGTGACAACAATGAAA AATATCAATGACATGATATGCTCATTAGGCTACAAGAACTACAAGGCAGAGATAAAGACTGTAGAGGCACAACAGTCCTATAAGGATGGGGTGATTGTATTGGTCACTGGATGCTTCACTGGAAAGGATAACACGAGAAAGCAATTCACCCAGACGTTTTTCCTTGCTCCACAGGACAAAGGGTACTTTGTTTTGAATGATGTTCTTAGGTATGCAGAACAAAATGAATCCGATAATAGTTCAGAAATGGTTAATGGGGTCAAGGATGTACCACCCGTGCCTTTGACGCCTGATCCAG AACCAGTTCATGTGCTTGAGCCACCGAATCACAAACAGCCTAGCTCTCGTGCAAAAGAAATTCGAATTGTTGAGGAGGATGAGAGACTAGTTGGTGATGAAGGACATATTGTGGTGGGTGCTGAATCCCATAATGAAAACCATACTTCTGAGAATGCAGAACCAGCTACTTCAGTTACCCAAGAAGATGCTCCTAAGAAATCTTATGCATCAATTGTAAGTTCTCAAACAAAGAAAGGGCCCACCAAAATCTATGTACCCTCTAATTCAAGAATGGCTCCCGCAAAGGCTGAAAAGCAGCCAGTTAAGTCAGTAACGAAAGCTCCTGCTCGTGAATCATCAATTCCTACTGCCTCTGGGGGTACTGCACCTGAATCTAAAGATGCTCAGTACGGAG CTGAGGGGCACTCCATTTATGTCCGCAATTTGCCTCTAAATGTTACTCTTGCTCAACTTGAGGTTGAATTTAAGAGATTTGGACCCATTAAGCAAGGAGGCGTACAAATTAGAAGTAATAGG CAACAAGGATTCTGCTTTGGGTTTGTCGAATTTGAAGGATTGAGCTCCATGAACAGTGCAATACAG GCATCACCTGTTACCATTGGAGGTCTTCAAGCTGATGTTGAGATAAAGAGACCTACAACTAGAG TTGGTAGCGGGAGAGGTCGTTTCCCTCAAGGAAGAGGAGCAGGGTACCGAAATGACAATTTCAGGGGCCGTGGAAACTTTACTGGAGGTCGAGGTTATGGTAGAAATGACTTTGTTGGAGCACGTGAGTTTTCAGGGCGTGGAAGGGGTCAAGGAGGACGAGGTGATGAAGGTTACCAACAAGGAAGAGGGAGAGGCGGGCGGAGAGGTGGCCTAAGCCAGATTCCTGCTTCAGGATAG
- the LOC129873945 gene encoding ninja-family protein AFP3-like: protein MAEAEENREKRCLSRDPLHKFINGNNNLQGKFHEIPNEEDDLELSLGLSLNGRFGVDPERAKRLKRSSSIANFVFSGGDQSNGRCSFSVGSIARTCSLPVEGEEECRKRKELQSLRRLEAKRKRMEKLQNVRVVKDKVDLDERPEENGYSNNGQVPVGNNGNSLPLSQGSMASQGSGSSGISDFGSQPIQGSGDNTGANTPTSIKPSEQEHERKQVARPPKTTSEKSPSTCNGSDSKEAKEMFKNYMLNMPCVSTTGDGPNGKKIEGFLYRYQKGEEVKIMCVCHGNFLSPAEFVKHAGGGDVANPLKRIVVNPSPLLR from the exons ATGGCTGAAGCTgaagaaaatagagaaaaaagatGTCTTTCAAGAGATCCGTTGCATAAATTTATCAACGGAAACAACAACTTACAAGGGAAATTCCATGAAATTCCGAATGAAGAGGATGATTTGGAGTTGAGTTTGGGACTTTCATTGAACGGACGATTCGGTGTGGACCCAGAAAGGGCTAAGCGACTGAAACGCTCTTCTTCAATTGCAAATTTTGTGTTCTCCGGCGGGGATCAAAGTAATGGCCGTTGTTCATTCTCTGTTGGTTCTATTGCGAGGACGTGTTCGTTACCGGTTGAAGGTGAGGAGGAGTGCAGAAAAAGGAAGGAGCTGCAGTCCCTGAGGCGTTTGGAGGCTAAAAGGAAGAGGATGGAGAAATTACAGAATGTTAGAGTGGTGAAGGATAAGGTGGATTTGGACGAGCGTCCTGAAGAAAATGGTTACAGTAATAATGGTCAGGTTCCAGTTGGAAATAATGGGAATTCATTGCCTTTGTCACAGGGGTCGATGGCTTCTCAGGGAAGTGGTTCTTCAGGAATTTCTGATTTTGGGAGTCAACCCATACAGG GGTCAGGTGACAATACTGGGGCAAATACTCCGACTAGCATCAAGCCGTCAGAGCAAGAGCATGAACGGAAACAAGTAGCTAGACCACCTAAAACCACAAGTGAAAAATCACCGAGCACATGTAATGGAAGTGATAGCAAGGAAGCAAAAGAAATGTTCAAAAACTATATGCTTAACATGCCTTGTGTTTCCACTACGGGCGATGGGCCAAAtggtaagaagattgaaggaTTTCTGTATAGATACCAGAAGGGAGAGGAAGTGAAAATAATGTGTGTTTGTCACGGTAACTTTCTCTCCCCAGCTGAGTTTGTGAAGCACGCTGGTGGCGGTGATGTTGCAAATCCTTTGAAGCGTATCGTCGTCAATCCTTCTCCTCTGTTGAGATGA